DNA sequence from the Lycium barbarum isolate Lr01 chromosome 5, ASM1917538v2, whole genome shotgun sequence genome:
gaacatgcaatttggatttcaaAAGTCGTACTTTTCTCATAAATATGAAAACCCCATAATTTGTGAAATCTATCAACTTATACAATctttaccaaatgagcaaactATAGTTCATAAACAAGGTATCGGAATATCCTAAGGCGCAGCATTAATAAATTGTATATCTCcatgttccttttatatataaatgCTTGAGAGTACATGGTATTACAAACTTTCAACAAAAAaatacccaatgtaatcccacaagtggggtctagtaCTATTACAAACTTTAAAATATACATAATTTTACAAAGATCCGCTGGTCCAATAAATCGACAATATTAGTAACtagctattctttaatataatacTCCCACATGATACGGACAATCTCTTCACGCAAAGCATaggtcctcttttttttttttttttttgcatgtttAAAATTATGGGGtctttttttgaaaaatttaaaattatggttatgttttaaattttcaaaattaaatCACAAATTTGAAATTGAAATTCTACCTTTTTgtgaatttgggatttgaaatcataatttcaagtTGAAATTTTGTAAGCATACATTTCAAATTTGAagtccaaattgcatgtccaaacgggctctaagttctTCCAAAAGAATGCAAATGCCAATTGAAGGTACAGCACAATTGAAAAGCCCAAAACCAATGCAGTTATAGTGCAGGGCCAGGGAGCGATCAATGAGGAGACTTATAAATTTTTTAAGAATCTGTATAAGGAGAATGAGAATCGGAGACCAGCTGTCCCAGAATCTCAGAGGAAGATAAAGTATGGCTCATGAGAATCGGAGACCAGCTGTCCCAGAATCTCAGAGGAAGATAAAGTATGGCTCCAAAGGCCTTTTTCCGAGAAGGAAGTGGAGAATATCATTAAAAGCTGCGAAGGAGAGAGAGCGCCAGGTCCTGATGGATTTAATATGGCTTTTTATAAGCATTGTTGGTCCATAGTCAAGGAAGATGTTATGGCATCAGTCAGTTTTTGGAGCTTGCTGTTTAATTTCTTCAACCTTCCTTTCGTAACGCCTAGCACTGTGAAAGACCTGCTGGCTAGTGTATGTTGGGTTCTGTGGGTGAGAGGAATTCCAAGTGCTTTGAAGGAAAAAGACCTTTGCCCAACAACTGAAATATAACTGCTTATGGTTTTTGGCTTTCTGGTGTAAGATTCAAGATGTAAACTATGAAGATAGCATGTTAGATTTCATCAATTCACCAAAGAACAAGGTTATGTACAGATAGGAAtcctttttgttttgttttgtttaggGGATTCTCAGATCCTTGAAATACTTTTCTTTAATAATCTAAGTTACACGGACTCGGGTGTGGGTATCCGATACGGGTACGGATTTGAGTGTCGGATTCggcaaaatctaaattttaagattcaggGGTGCGTATCCAAttatggatacgggtgcggggattcggctgTAAATTTCGGCTGTAAATATGAAAGAATATAAAAGGCATATGAAAAAATAAGCTCCAAGAATAATCCGTTGTACAAAGGGGTCAATTTTATTATGTTCAACTAGTAAATATGTCCATGTTTTTGTGCGATTAAAAATATAAATTAGTTATCAAAAAattgacataaaaaaaaaaaaaaaagggcagcccggtgcactaagctcccgctatgcgcagggtccggggaagggccggaccacaagagtcAGTTATCAAAAAATTGACATGCTAATAATTAATTTTAAAGTTATCCCTATATTGTATAagaaagaaacatttataaatagcATAATCAGGTgcctttcaatttattttttttgtcacAAGTAGCATATAATGGAAAATAAAGGGGATAAAAATAGCACATATGAGAATAAACGGGTCATTTTTGTACGTTAATACAATAAAGACTTCTAAGAAATCTCAAAATTATCCCCCAAATTTGTCGACGGACTCCGGTCAAAGTATCCGTATGTAATTGACCGTATCCCGGACATTTGCCGTCCCCGCACCCGCACCCGACCGTATCCCGAACGAGGACGGCACCCAAAATGGCGAGTCCGTGTAACGTAGTTAATAACCGTGGTGTCCTATATTAATGAAATACTTACCTGttcgggaaaaaaaaaaagaagggggaTAAGGGGAGGATCACAATTGGATATAAATCCAATGATGTCTACTATATTTCCCTCTTGAAAATCAATTTGTGACATAAGGATACCCTTTCCTTTTATGCCAACCCTTCCTATTCTCATATCTTAATTTATTTTGAACAATGCATACATTAATCCATGTATTTAAATTTTTCTAAGCTACTAGTGTAGGATCCACTTTTTGGGGAACATGAGTCGAAGCACTCGAGATGTATATCAGTTCTTCTTACTCTCTATCGATATTTCACTCTAACAAATTAAGATGCAGGAAGAGGACAAAGCAGTACAATGAATACAAATCAGAAGTGATAACAATAGAAGAAATATGCAGGCAGTTGGCAGACGTATCTTGTATTTTTTACAGAGCAAGAAATTTTTAAGAATTTCTCACGTGACAGTAATTTTTATCCAATGTTTCTCTAgaccagtgttatcaaaagcgaaaagagCAAAAAAGCTCaaaggtcagctggggctttaagcgcaaagtgcaaataaagcgtgggctttaatgaaagaaggcgcaatggtgcaaaaataaaaatacatatatgtttagcccaagactaataataataagcatgaataacaaatatatggactaacaaattgtaaaaacataacgataaagtgaaatatcaattatctagtgtcatctcttcaagagaggctcattggcaaagAAAAGTATGTCTTGGAGCCTTGAtaatgacactgaagcgcacaaaaagcgaggcgaagcgcttaacatgttttgagcctcacttcagggcttaagcgcgcctttgacaacactgctcCGGACCTCCTTCCCTTTGGGCGAAGGAAGAGAAATTTTAATTGTATTCATAAACAAATTACCTTGTGAATCATCATTGCTCTCAGCTTTGTTTAATCCAAATTCAGCAAGCATAGCTTCAAGCTCAGCAAGTTCCTTTTTCTTAAGTTCCTTCTTTGAAAGCTGCCTTTCCGACTCTTTGGGTGCCACATTTTCAGCAGGCTTCTTAACAATTGGCTCCTTTTCCTCTGGTAAATCAGGTTCCTGCTCGTGTTCTTCCTCGTTATCATCATCAGCTTCATCAAGGCCTTCTTCTTCACTTTCACTTTCCTGATAAACAGATGACGAGAATTAATACAGATAAACTGTTGAAGAAGGGAACTAATAGAATGAAAAAAGAAAGCTTCATTTTTGAGACGCTAAAGTTTGATCACCAACAAATAATAGAATGATTTACTTTTACAAAGAGGAAAAATAGCAAATAGGGAGAGAAGAAAAGTTCTGTTATACCAAACTCTTCGTAGTTCCAAGCTTTTCATTACAAAGTAAACAAGACATAAAATTGGTTTTTGTGAAGCAACTTCAAAACTAAGTATGGCCATCTTAAAACAGATATCAGAGAATAAATTTCAGTTTATGCAACACTAACTAGCTAGTGATGATCCTTCATGTCACAATGGAAATGATGAACTATTGGCAACATGAAAGAGAAAAGCAAGAATATGAGTTTTATTCTAGATGGAAATACAAAAGAAAGATAGTTTACCAATTAAAAACTCAGCATGGGACACAATACAAGGTAATAATCAATCAAAAGAACAGAAAAGAAGCAAGAAAGAATGGATGGAGACAGGAACAGAAAAGAAGCTAAGGACAAAGAATCAAGAAGGCAAAGATCATAACAGAATTTGGTCCCTCAACAAGCCTATTGTATGCTCTAGAAATTAAGGCTCAACAGCTTCTCAGCCCAATGCCACCACCTAATGTCTTCAAAATAAAAGTCATCTCTTTGACAGCAACTTGAGGTACATTTATACGTGCTAGGATTTTAATCCTTTTGGCAAAATACTCCAGGACAAAGTGGAAGCCTATAATTGTACATTTGAAATACAACTTTGTTTTTTATTTTCCTAAAGATAACTGTAGCACGCACCTGGATTCCACcgggtacctgctacctcccagcAGCGTAGGTACCGGGTAACTCCGCCACCAAGGCTTCGGTAGACGAGAAGAACTCACgtagttttttttctttctaatttgGATTTGAACCTTGATCTCCAAGGCTTGCACCCACTTCACCGATCACTAGGTCAATAACAAGAAATCCAACATATACTAATGAGCAAACTCAAGGGGAGGTGTCGTGGTGTATGTTACTAgcagatggatgtgtgggcacgaAGAGATATGATTAGGAACGAAGTTATACGAGGCAAGTTGGGAGTGGCATCAGTGGCGGACAAGATAAGGAATCGAGGCTGAAAGGTgaaggtaggccgaagaagaactTGGGGGAGGTGCTTACAagacttgtgggattacactggggatgttgttgttgtactaatGAGGAAATAAGAAAATATGGGAAACTTAAATGGAAATGGACTGTAGATTTGTTTTTGTTAAGGATATTGCGTAAAATGTAATCCAGAAGATATAAATGCCTACATAGAAATGTGGGAAAAGCTATTAATATGCGGACCATACAGGGTGGTTGCTTACATTACACCCCCTTGGGGTGCATTCGTGTCACGGACACAACATATCATTCATGAACACGTGGAGAAACAAATGAACGCATACCAGCAGCATAGAATTACCGTAATCTAGCAATCATTCATATAAAGCATTAAACCAAAAAGAATTTTCAATAATTtcaacaaaaatcaagaattgACACCTCGAGTGTAGTTACAGCAGTTTGCTTTGCCTTGTCATGATTAGCAGTTGTATCAGCTCCCCAAACAGCTTGGGGCGGAGCTGTAGTAGCATagtaatcatcatcatcttcatcatcaacATCTGCCCACGATTTAACAGTCAATGGTGCTGGAGCCCAGAAAACAGGCTCAGGATCCTTGTCTGCCTGCTTCCCATTTCTAGAAGATGAAGCAGCGCTCTTCCCTTTAGAATCCTTATCAGACTTACTCTTCTTCTTCCTTAGTGTTCCAAGAGCCGCAAAAACGTTATTGTTGCTTATCACCAACTGTTCATCCTTCCTGTTTCCACCTCCCAccattctcttctttctttctttttgcctTGCGTAAACACAAATCCCACTTCACCTAACAACCTTTGTCTAATGCTCAggtctatctctctctctctctctctctctctctctctctctctctctctctctctctctctctatatatatatatatatatatatatatatatatacacaaaattctTCTAGGTAAAGTGCTGCAAAATCAAGATTTTCAATCGACTAAAATTGgggaaaataaaaggaaatcGATAAGATTTTAAGTGATGATCGAGTAACGGTAATTTTCCGAGAATTATTTTCCGGGGAAAGAAGAAGATGGTGAATCGAAGATGACAAAGTAGATTTGGACAAGAGATGTCGGGGTTAAGGTTAATTTAGGGTTTGGATGACGAACGAGAGGAGGCTGTGTTGTGGCTGAGCCAGACAAGAGAGAGAACGATTGTACATACAAGTTAAATATAGCACTCCAAGATACACAAAATTTGTGTTTTTTTGTCAAGAGTAGTGTCTTCCGgatctatatttttttttgggggggggggatggGGGATAGATTTTGAGTGTTCACCAAAACCAAATAAAAATTCTTTGGAATTTTTACTCATTATAacttcttttaagacctaattattaatattaacaactcttttatttaattatatttagtaattaattaacttttctaaattacaattGGTAGTTATATCAAAAATACATACCCAAATAAAAAATTCCAATCACTACCCATTTcaatttttcatttctcaaaaccctgaaaaatctctctccccttctttcaaccaccaccaccacagccgcccgcccctctctctcttctccctctccctctccctctgtgctcacccctctATGTAGCCGCTGACTTGTTGTTGAACAAGAATGGATTGAATATAGGGGGCTGGTTATTGCGGCGTTGTTGCTGTCTAAATTGCGGTGTCAATAGTGCGGTGTTGGTGGTTGTTGTAGCCATTCTTGTTGCACTGTTTTTGCTTTGGCTTATCAGCTAACGTTTTTCTACTAAATAGACAAAAGGTGCAATCGGATACTACATAAGTTTTAGGAATTTTCAGggttttggtggtggtggagaaattagggtttttggtggtggtggggtctcagatctggccgtgtgtattttttgtatttttgtgtgtatttgttaaaagccaaatacaaatacattcaaaaaatctacatctcacaaaatcactgtttttgaatgtatttgtgtttatattttttgagtgtatttttTAGTGCATTTTATTAATAGCCAAACACAttgttttttaatgtatttgtcatgtatttgaatttttttgtcttgtatctgaatgtatttgttgaaatccattcaaatacatgaaaatttgaatgtatttggcttcatatgtggttggaatgtacacaatatatttaaaatacatcaaagaaatacataaaaaaaaaaaaaaagccactgaaatacatcaaaaagaaaaaagaaaaaatcactGAAATGCATAAAAAAAGAGACACAAAAATACATTATAACAAAAAAAATCACTATGTATTTGAAAACAAACAAATACACCCGTTAAAATATATATGTTCATTAAATAGTAGCTATGATTGGTAATATTGAAAAGATAGCTACTAGAGGTAAGGATCTACTAAAGGGTAGCTATTCAGGTAAGTTTACCAATTTCTTTTTCGTCGAGCCCCTAGGTTACTGGTGTTTTTGGGTTGGTTCAGTCCCGTTTTCAGTTTGGTTATAGATTTATAAACATGCTAGATCGATAATCAAATCAATGAGATAACTATTATTCCCTCCATCCCGAAAAGATTATCTTCTTTTAATttggcacaaaatttaagaaataaaggaagacttttgaaatgtgtggtccaaaataagccttagatatttgtgtagctGTAAATTCTCATAAAGTAggattatttctaaatatagaaaggggacaatctttttgggacagactaaaaaggaaaggaggacaatctttttgggacagagggagtatatattttcgGTTTGACCAGTAAGAAAATGTTCCTTTAAATATTTTTTCCTTTATCTTATTTTTATTCGTTCGTATATACAGTCTTCACAAGATATTTTTTACTAAAACAAACGCCGTGAACTAATAAAAAAATGCTCCTTtgaatattctttttctttgttgctATTTATGATTGCTGCATTTTTTGAGTTTTTGTGTTAAAGCTGAGCTTCATCTCGAACTGTTGTCATACCAAAGGCAAATAGTTGTTGTCGTTGGTGAATAGCTGCCATACATAGCAGCAAAGAGCATAAGTAAAGGTATCAACATCCTAGCACAACAGTTGCTTGATCTGTTTGGGAAAGTACAATAGCTGCCTATTTAGGAGCAGTTCGAACCCTAATTAGTAGCAGCCCCTTAAATTCCAATTATAGctctcatgtcacgacccaaccggagggccataacgggcacccgaagctaacctaccgagcaccacagaACATACATGCATCAAATAGTCATATCTGAGTGGGCCATGATGCTAACTCATAGATATCATAGCTGAAAGGAACGCAAGCCCAAAAGATACTTATACATACGTCTCCAAGCTGATCCCAAGTATACAacccgacaaggctatcaaaataatgagaCAACAAAAGTAGACCGAGAAGGCTataagacatctaactgtgcatatctgtctacaagcctcaactagagtgcataacataataaggacgggacaggactgttacaccttggaaaatttctcgttagcgtacagtgaatgggctagcgaagagcatgaggtatacgatgattcagataagtgagagatagcatttgacgatcctaatcgaggttcaagacattagacgtaaagggAGAAGTTTAACCAAGGTagtaaaggatatgttgtgcGTCGGGTAAGAATCATGGACGACGAGTCaacgatggcataatgatgtcttggagacgagtgataacgtcccttatattggtattgaggtgttaaataagtgtcaagaaggttccataaggattggagatcaaacgagtcgacgagaacgaaatcggaacaactgggcactatacggcccaacatacggaccgtataaaatatattggccgtatgttaggccgtatatttagccaagaggagCACcacctactggaccaaacattcggccaaacatacggccacacatacggcccgtataaaatgtacggaccgtatgttggtccgtataacttggtcgggacaggtttcaACATTTAAAATAAGGGACcctttcttatttcatttcatttcacctcACTCCTCCACAAgtaaagaaacctctagaaccttctccatcattcatccacaaggattcaagtgaaaaccaagatcaactacaccaaatctatgaaaacaAATGTGTGAAAACTAGCAAAagctcatctacaccaagaaaactcaaatgaagtgagttagggttttggtgcaagaagagaagttccacttaagggttgttcatccatcatctaaggtaagttttaggaccataccatgttgtttaaggtattgtaagGCTAAGAcatttgaattgtagaaagatataggagatgggtcatgaaagagtgaatagtgtcattgttgaacaatagtttggattgaatgactaatattggtatgttgtgattgtaaatatgttatgaatgacatttagaccatggaataagtattatatatgagaaaacgcgatagggagttataaccataattgtgaagaaattgaagggaaatggtgaattgtggtaaacgtagataaatgatgattgtcgtgtgcgatgttgtgaatgttgatatgaacgtttgggagttgatatactatatgaggaaagttgtataaacaaaggagatgcttcccaaattttcctagaaatagtaagcacgtttaagtaattgaTTGACTAACGTTCATACGacctctcttgaaggtaggaacgtgaatattgaaggggaacgatcaagcggtggaatagctaaaggaaaaggtatgtaaggctagtcccttctttctaaggcatgaatcctatagtatgatgtcccctccttcttcatgattttcctacgtatcaaaaactatgagtctacgattataaaaagtatcacaagataaagaaaagagacacgttatgaGCATGACgttattgatgatgaatctaagtctaggagtcctaaagctcatgaacgacattcctacgaagatggcaatccttatatgattcctatgatactATTTCTCTACCTCACCCTGACTTTTTTATATTCCGGAACTACAAGTCAACATTGATagagatcttcttatgagataaagatgagtaatgcgttatgaatatgataatgaagatgataagctgaagtctaaagattctagagttcatggtataatgtttctatcaagctaacgacattaactatAATCTATTGGCGTtacttgttgtatacactcaccttatatactaattccttcaaggtgaggcggaatacctatgaatgctccataatgtaattgggggttctcgaccttatgtcaccccgacattgttatagattgtccataagccttaatgcacgtcttatgaccaatgttctgcaaagttgcgagtctatgtccatagaggatttcatatgagataaaggtaagagatatgttatataaacgatagtggtaatgttgagcttaagcctagagattatgaagtctatcctatgatattcatacgaagtccatgctacgaatatgatgtgttTTTCATAGATTgtatttaaatttaaatgtatgcattagtgaaaggttacgatacgcttataagatgtatatgatgacaatgatgatgatgatatatactgatccttgttatgatgtatgtgatatggtcgagccactacgtggccgaatacggatattgtcgagccactacgtggccgaatacggatgatGTCGAGCCACTctatggccgaatacggataatgttttatgtgtgtgAGCAGATAagatactacgatgatgaattatatgacataatgatatatacgctatgatgattcatgtacgacgattatgtacatatgatatgtgtatgaaatgtattcgtcCCCAAAGGTCGCACAGGTTTTGCcctcatcttatgacttatgatttctccatCATGTTTatttcgttcatgccttacatactcagtacaatattcgtactgacgttcgttttctttggacgctgtgttcatgcccacaagtagacagggagacggtgcagacctttaggagcgatcagcagatttgcaggagcactccattattcagAAGGTGCTACTtgggtttatatatatatatatatatacatgtatatgtattttgggcacgacggggtcttgtcccgcccctatgtctagcactccagtagaggctcgtagatacgcagtgtgggttatatggtcccACGAGGTTGCggctatgtgtatatatatagagagagagagagagagagagagagagattattttgatggccggaaggcttatgtatataaatgtatttatgttttcaaataaaagatgattttcttataatttgagtataaatttgataaaagagcgttaaatgagtatgatgagtaatagaacgagcggtgctcggtggttagccccgggtacccgtcgcagcccctagtcgagtcatgacaaggaccccgtcataccgatgcaaatgcatatatatatatatatatatatgtgtgtgtgtgtgtgtgtgtgtgtgtgtgtgtatatatccATGCTGACTCACAAAGCAACTTCGGAACGAGTGGAGTGCAGCACACTATCTGCTGAGCTGAAATCCTACTGAGAGGGTCGTCGACCTGTATATcaaaacctgcgggcatgaaacacagcgccccccagcaaagggacgtcagtacgaacgatgtactgagtatgtaaggcatgaaaaatagAATAATAGAGACATGAGAGTAACATGAGAGAGAATgaacctgtacatctgaactgcctctgagggctaatgatatgcataaatactgtgcatgcattcatgaggtcatacatatatatatatatatatatatatatatgtgtgtgtgtgtgtgtgtgtgtataacacTTGTCAAGCCTCTGTGAGCATCTCACCGTATTGTATCGTATCAGCCTCTATGggtatcatcattatcatcatcatcgttgTCGTCGTTATcctcatatgaccagctgatcaggtggtagtgcgtatataacgtcgtcTCCTTCCCCATACCACGTACATATATAtgtacgcgtatataacgcctgaggggtctcgggtctgtatatatgtatatatataaatgcaatgcaatgcaaaacATGATAAGAGTACAAGTAATTCTAGAGACCATACTGGATCTAAAGAAAGACTTTCTGAAGATAACATTATAGAACATGAATTAAATGGAGCATTCCTAACTCTAAGAGTAGAGCCATTATGGATTAACGttatgtgttacacctcagaaaattttccgttgatgcacaagtgaatagactagtgaagagtacgagtataccatatttcaataagtaagaaatgacattcgataaccctagttgagatttcaaagatgttcgagaaagggggagaaagttggccaagagaaagcaaggcatacgataggtatcggaaaggaattacgagtaacgagataacgaggatttaatgatgtcttggagaagagtgataacgtcccttagattggcatTGAGATGTtaagcaagtgctaagaagggtccataaggattggagatcaacgagtcgacgaaaacgagcttcggaatcactgggattatacggccaaacatactggccgtataaattatacggtccgtatgttgggac
Encoded proteins:
- the LOC132640945 gene encoding uncharacterized protein LOC132640945, with product MVGGGNRKDEQLVISNNNVFAALGTLRKKKSKSDKDSKGKSAASSSRNGKQADKDPEPVFWAPAPLTVKSWADVDDEDDDDYYATTAPPQAVWGADTTANHDKAKQTAVTTLEESESEEEGLDEADDDNEEEHEQEPDLPEEKEPIVKKPAENVAPKESERQLSKKELKKKELAELEAMLAEFGLNKAESNDDSQGAAQDKVEKPNGEMAKKDDNAPGESKSAKKKKKKDKSTKESKEQHDQSNGVELGNGTDETVATEKGEDAPTVAAKDKIKKMASVKKKKSSKEVDAAAKAVASETAARSARLAAAKKKEKNHYNQQPLR